Proteins encoded together in one Pseudomonas sp. ADAK13 window:
- a CDS encoding acyltransferase, translating to MKNLKLNIKKAALALFNTLLSLALFFNLRRSLLRATGCQVGANTTVHRKVVFFSFGNCAIGKNCTINYGCYLDNRAGIRIGDNVNISHNTRIYTLGHDIDDPMSCLVGKPVVIEDDAWIFPNVMVMPGVTIGKGAVVYPGSVVTRSVEAYSIVGGNPAKPIRFRNKNILYRADFPVWFAL from the coding sequence ATGAAGAACCTGAAACTGAATATCAAGAAGGCCGCCCTTGCCTTGTTCAACACGCTGCTCAGCCTCGCCTTGTTTTTCAACCTGCGACGTTCACTCCTGCGGGCCACCGGGTGCCAGGTGGGCGCAAACACCACGGTTCACCGCAAGGTGGTTTTCTTCTCGTTCGGCAACTGCGCGATCGGCAAGAACTGCACGATCAATTACGGCTGCTACCTGGATAACCGCGCGGGTATCCGCATTGGCGACAACGTCAATATTTCCCACAACACCCGGATTTATACCCTGGGCCACGACATCGATGACCCGATGAGTTGCCTGGTGGGAAAACCCGTGGTGATCGAAGACGACGCCTGGATCTTTCCCAATGTGATGGTGATGCCCGGCGTCACCATCGGGAAAGGCGCGGTGGTGTATCCCGGCAGTGTGGTGACGCGCAGCGTTGAAGCCTATTCGATCGTGGGCGGCAACCCGGCCAAACCGATTCGCTTTCGAAATAAAAACATTCTGTACCGCGCCGACTTTCCTGTCTGGTTTGCCTTGTAA
- a CDS encoding polysaccharide lyase, whose product MKKTASTLLTLAFALQMAASGASETNDRCEQPIKNIYPSLPDVSQMLKGPQAQNSIKGSANLTNKAYSQKIKDIAVHFPAGSYDPGSMVRLGLPYGGIEFKSPLPQPGRECLVLTYELKFDKNFNFVKGGKLPGLYGGTANTGGKIPNGHDGFSTRYIWKEKGAGAIYAYLPTSKTWGTAVGLGSWMFTVGQWHTLEQLVKLNTPGEADGVISIWYDKKLVHTETGLTFRDTRDITIDGLLFSTFFGGNNPSFATPVSTNIRFRNFVMSSQRVTDTAGQGE is encoded by the coding sequence GTGAAAAAGACAGCCTCGACGCTACTCACTTTGGCGTTCGCTTTGCAGATGGCTGCGAGCGGCGCATCAGAGACTAACGACCGTTGTGAGCAACCCATCAAAAACATCTATCCGTCACTGCCGGATGTGTCGCAGATGCTCAAAGGTCCGCAGGCGCAGAACAGCATTAAGGGCAGCGCCAATCTGACGAACAAGGCCTATAGCCAGAAGATCAAGGACATCGCCGTGCACTTTCCGGCCGGCTCGTACGACCCGGGTTCGATGGTGCGCCTGGGTTTGCCCTATGGCGGCATTGAGTTCAAGTCGCCGCTCCCGCAACCCGGCCGCGAATGCCTGGTGCTGACCTATGAGTTGAAGTTCGACAAGAACTTCAACTTTGTAAAAGGCGGGAAGCTTCCAGGCCTCTATGGCGGTACAGCCAATACCGGCGGGAAAATACCTAACGGCCATGATGGTTTTTCCACGCGCTACATATGGAAAGAAAAGGGCGCCGGCGCCATTTATGCCTATCTGCCCACCAGTAAAACCTGGGGAACGGCTGTAGGCCTGGGTTCCTGGATGTTTACGGTCGGGCAATGGCATACGTTGGAGCAACTGGTGAAGTTGAATACGCCGGGGGAGGCCGACGGCGTGATCTCCATTTGGTACGACAAAAAACTGGTGCACACCGAAACCGGGCTGACGTTTAGAGACACCCGGGATATCACCATCGATGGTTTGCTGTTTTCGACGTTCTTCGGTGGGAATAACCCGTCGTTCGCCACGCCGGTCAGTACCAATATCCGCTTCCGGAATTTTGTGATGAGTTCGCAGCGCGTGACGGATACAGCAGGGCAGGGTGAGTAG
- a CDS encoding polysaccharide pyruvyl transferase family protein: MNVSKVYIRGAYGPGNLGDDVLMLCVINILKKRFKESDIAVGVDHPEIARNFNPRIKWLHIKEPVKADLVVLGGGGQFFSFIPPAKAATARQGIVAKLHKSLKAQTDLKSTLLRLYVGMRGGVDRIYFHRRLAAFCIGLGPFDGGGKLLDRAVSVINRCDYISVRDGTSQQHCNTFGKTDVEVYTDPSLLSDLWISSKDLEIGSLKKGKYLSFILRDWPHDANGQQFIKAMVQAAEELAKRGEQVRLVSLYKERDQHLIDKYHRFEWLCWDAAGDTPETFMAKLIVESDVIISARAHGVLLPASLGFPTIAVAIENKLKKVHEMLPQGTRLVSTPDAEVIMSTISEFRQSKTQMAEHLKQEIAQRSSLAQKAVDDFLKWVDEK; this comes from the coding sequence ATGAATGTCAGCAAAGTATATATCCGGGGGGCATACGGTCCTGGTAATTTGGGTGATGACGTATTAATGCTCTGCGTTATCAATATTCTGAAAAAACGCTTTAAAGAATCGGATATTGCCGTGGGTGTCGATCATCCGGAGATCGCCCGGAACTTCAACCCGCGTATCAAGTGGCTGCACATCAAGGAGCCGGTCAAGGCCGACCTGGTGGTGCTGGGGGGCGGGGGCCAGTTCTTCTCGTTCATCCCGCCGGCCAAAGCCGCCACCGCCCGTCAGGGCATCGTGGCGAAGCTGCACAAAAGCCTCAAGGCGCAAACCGACCTGAAGTCCACACTTCTGCGTTTGTATGTAGGCATGCGCGGCGGTGTCGACAGGATCTATTTCCACCGTCGCCTGGCGGCGTTCTGTATCGGCCTGGGCCCGTTTGATGGCGGTGGCAAGTTGCTCGACCGCGCGGTCAGCGTGATCAATCGCTGCGACTACATCTCCGTGCGGGACGGCACCAGCCAGCAGCATTGCAACACCTTCGGCAAGACCGATGTCGAGGTGTACACCGACCCGAGCCTGCTTTCCGACCTGTGGATCTCCAGCAAAGACCTGGAAATCGGCAGCCTGAAGAAGGGCAAGTACCTGTCCTTTATCCTGCGCGACTGGCCCCACGACGCGAACGGGCAGCAGTTCATCAAGGCGATGGTGCAGGCCGCTGAAGAGCTGGCCAAGCGCGGCGAGCAGGTGCGCCTGGTCTCGCTCTACAAAGAGCGGGACCAGCACCTGATCGACAAGTACCACCGGTTCGAATGGTTGTGCTGGGACGCGGCTGGCGACACCCCGGAAACGTTCATGGCGAAATTGATTGTCGAGTCCGACGTGATCATCAGCGCCCGTGCACACGGCGTGCTGCTGCCGGCTTCCCTCGGGTTTCCCACCATCGCCGTTGCCATCGAAAACAAGCTGAAGAAAGTCCATGAAATGTTGCCTCAAGGCACCCGGTTGGTCAGCACCCCGGACGCTGAGGTGATCATGTCGACCATCAGCGAGTTCAGGCAATCCAAAACGCAGATGGCCGAGCACCTCAAGCAGGAGATCGCGCAGCGGTCGTCCCTGGCACAAAAAGCGGTCGACGACTTTTTGAAGTGGGTCGATGAAAAATAG
- a CDS encoding oligosaccharide flippase family protein, whose translation MNSTLLKKFVSSTAWSFISAVATKVSVVITGILVARVLGAQSFGEYGLIQSAIVMLANVAAQATTTATAKHIGQFKDTSPEKTGRGIALTLIFSVFFSGMIIGTALFFPDFFSSVILGTDSLNAASLIVLCTITLIILSGWTQGCLTGWGQYRSIATINGIIAIVAIPATYGLTIQFRLNGALLGLAGSQLLIVFFSALACWKILKAQNTTLSFKGAIAEKHAVLSVGLPVLLTGLMVAPMNWFANKLLAQTTNGLAALGMYAAAMQWNAIFSHVSVVLGSVLVPMLAAALGGKNRKLDALNFLSGWLVVLVIIQPVIMFPELLAKLYGSSFLGRDFEVTLVLVILGSLLSAFKSGISRKMIVMNLAWFSVMSNVLWGLLFIAGAFWLREEGAVGIAKAFIGSQFIHFLLGLPYFVYKKILPLELLVSPRILILWTLPFVSFISSAYVESMVYRLMILALIFIYILATTFALNTVFNDPVENGSPA comes from the coding sequence ATGAACAGCACACTGTTGAAAAAATTCGTGTCCAGTACGGCATGGAGCTTCATTTCCGCCGTCGCCACGAAAGTGTCGGTGGTGATCACCGGCATCCTGGTTGCGCGTGTATTGGGCGCGCAATCGTTTGGCGAGTACGGCCTGATCCAGAGCGCGATTGTGATGCTGGCCAACGTCGCCGCCCAGGCCACCACCACGGCGACGGCCAAGCACATTGGGCAGTTCAAGGACACCAGCCCCGAGAAGACCGGCAGGGGCATCGCGCTGACGCTGATTTTCTCGGTTTTTTTCAGCGGGATGATCATCGGGACAGCGCTGTTTTTCCCGGATTTCTTCTCCAGCGTCATCCTGGGCACAGACAGCCTGAACGCGGCGTCGCTGATCGTGTTGTGCACCATCACGCTGATTATTTTGTCGGGCTGGACCCAGGGCTGCCTGACCGGCTGGGGGCAATACCGCTCGATTGCGACGATCAACGGAATCATCGCCATCGTTGCGATCCCGGCCACGTACGGCCTGACCATCCAGTTCAGGCTCAACGGCGCGCTGCTGGGGTTGGCCGGCTCTCAATTGCTGATTGTGTTTTTCAGCGCGCTGGCGTGCTGGAAAATACTGAAGGCGCAGAACACCACGCTGAGTTTCAAGGGCGCGATTGCTGAAAAGCACGCGGTGCTTTCGGTTGGCCTGCCGGTGTTGTTGACCGGGTTGATGGTCGCGCCGATGAACTGGTTCGCGAACAAGTTATTGGCGCAAACCACTAACGGACTTGCCGCCCTCGGCATGTACGCCGCCGCCATGCAATGGAACGCGATCTTTTCCCATGTTTCCGTGGTACTGGGCTCGGTACTGGTGCCGATGCTGGCCGCCGCGCTGGGCGGCAAGAATCGCAAGTTGGACGCCTTGAACTTTCTGTCGGGCTGGTTAGTGGTGTTGGTGATTATCCAGCCGGTGATCATGTTTCCCGAGTTATTGGCGAAGCTCTACGGGAGCAGTTTCCTGGGGCGTGATTTTGAAGTGACGTTGGTGCTGGTGATTCTTGGCTCGCTGCTCAGTGCCTTCAAGTCCGGCATTTCAAGAAAGATGATCGTGATGAACCTCGCCTGGTTCAGCGTCATGAGCAACGTGCTGTGGGGCCTGTTATTCATCGCCGGGGCGTTCTGGCTGCGGGAAGAGGGCGCCGTCGGGATTGCCAAGGCGTTCATTGGTTCCCAGTTCATCCACTTCCTGCTCGGCCTGCCTTATTTCGTCTACAAGAAAATACTCCCTTTGGAGTTGCTGGTTTCTCCCAGGATATTGATCTTGTGGACATTGCCTTTTGTCAGTTTTATCTCAAGTGCCTACGTTGAAAGTATGGTCTATCGATTGATGATACTGGCGTTGATATTTATCTACATTCTCGCAACAACGTTCGCTTTGAATACCGTGTTTAACGACCCCGTGGAAAATGGAAGCCCAGCATGA
- a CDS encoding DUF6369 family protein, translated as MFYLLSLIALSAGLLAVKSPKHSIVLFGVMLSVIPTGNSYSEIISLKGIFFFDFYIVGGLGALLIRQVLTQKSQLTAPGALLFGCGLYVVLLAFGLLESSNKYLLKDVRPFIMILSFIVLANIATLAAKTLKLKTVLMLLIAMSAFNVLDIAWLRLGLYKFQDVYYEENAYRYLDGGTYAAVAYLIYYFIDPRLFDQQKKLARLCLASSLICLFIANSRFIFVSVFAAIIIHQYQKPARMIGVALAGAVVLMAFIGISTMIGADRINDGLSSEGMAAQLATRFSPALELIRGMNPMHYFVGLGAGTPFEIPWFEYRGLDDKNSNIDSAYLTYFVKYGLIGLYLLYVFITSITQHMNSRVAVSIGIFLGVMFIVSATPYQPYAIGIAYGAIVLRVCAEHTARQRKKILNPRQPLITTPLQVNAG; from the coding sequence ATGTTTTACCTGTTATCCCTTATCGCGCTGTCAGCGGGTTTGCTTGCCGTCAAAAGCCCAAAGCACTCAATCGTGCTGTTTGGGGTGATGCTGTCGGTGATTCCTACCGGCAACTCCTACAGCGAAATAATCTCGCTCAAGGGCATCTTCTTCTTTGACTTCTACATCGTGGGCGGGCTGGGTGCGTTGCTGATCAGGCAGGTGCTGACGCAGAAGAGCCAACTGACGGCGCCGGGCGCGCTGCTTTTTGGCTGCGGACTGTATGTGGTGTTACTCGCCTTTGGCCTGCTGGAGTCCTCGAACAAGTACCTGCTCAAGGATGTTCGGCCTTTCATCATGATCCTGTCGTTTATCGTGCTGGCGAATATCGCGACCCTCGCCGCGAAAACCCTGAAGCTGAAAACGGTGCTGATGCTGTTGATCGCGATGAGCGCATTCAATGTGCTGGACATCGCGTGGCTACGGTTGGGGCTGTACAAGTTTCAGGACGTCTATTACGAAGAAAACGCCTATCGATACCTGGATGGGGGCACCTACGCAGCCGTTGCCTACCTGATCTATTACTTCATCGATCCACGCCTGTTTGACCAGCAAAAAAAGCTCGCACGCCTCTGCCTGGCGAGCTCGCTTATCTGTTTGTTTATCGCCAACTCGCGGTTCATTTTTGTGTCGGTGTTTGCGGCGATCATCATTCACCAATACCAAAAGCCTGCGCGCATGATCGGTGTCGCCCTGGCAGGGGCGGTGGTGCTGATGGCGTTTATCGGCATCAGCACTATGATCGGTGCCGATCGAATCAATGACGGCTTGTCGTCTGAAGGCATGGCCGCGCAACTGGCCACGCGCTTCAGCCCCGCGTTGGAGTTGATCCGGGGCATGAACCCCATGCATTACTTTGTGGGGTTGGGAGCAGGGACGCCGTTCGAGATTCCCTGGTTTGAATACCGTGGCCTGGATGACAAGAACTCGAATATCGACAGTGCCTACCTGACCTACTTTGTTAAGTACGGGCTGATCGGGTTGTACCTGTTGTATGTCTTCATCACCTCGATTACCCAGCATATGAACAGCCGGGTGGCGGTCTCGATCGGCATCTTCCTGGGGGTGATGTTCATCGTGTCGGCCACGCCTTATCAGCCGTACGCCATCGGCATCGCGTATGGCGCCATTGTCCTGCGGGTGTGTGCCGAACACACCGCCAGGCAACGCAAAAAAATCCTCAACCCTCGCCAGCCGCTGATAACCACGCCCCTGCAGGTGAATGCCGGATGA
- a CDS encoding polysaccharide biosynthesis tyrosine autokinase, whose protein sequence is MQQAPAVTAREDENEEIDLLGLFGTLIDHKWLIAAVTGAFMVTGAAYAVLATPVYQANALLQVEAKKNDLLGFSDIGGMLGKESPSATEIELIQSRYVIGKTVDNLKLDIVVQPMYFPLIGEFLARRFQKSNPGALAEPLLGLDSFAWGGESLKIFKLDLPDGQLGKKLTLTVGDNAHYTLVDEDDQVLAAGEVGQPFEQNGVAFQIEELRAKPGTRFRVIRNARLTSILDYQENLDVVERGKESGMIGLALESTDPDQAIKILNQIAAIYVRQNVERTSAEAAQSLAFLKEQLPEVKKDLEKAGKALNEYQTRSKSVDITLETKAILDQIVGLDTSISELKLQQAEMDRKFTRQHPAYRALLTQIGELTSKQQSLASRVESLPSTQQELLSLTRDVEVGTAIYTQLLNKSQELDVMRAGTVGNVRLIDTADVNYLKPIKPKKILIVLIATLLGGFLAVALVLLRKALNRGLESPEAIEQLGLPVYASIPYSTLQKVEEDKITRGRGRTDAGSSLLAISHPTDLAVEALRSLRTSLHFAMLEAPNNRIMISGPSPEVGKTFVSVNLAAVIAQTGQRVLLIDVDMRRGYLHKVLGVSAKDGLSDILSNQCTLETAIHNTGIENLDLISRGQIPPNPSELLMHRNLTELLSQVSERYDLVILDTPPLLAVTDAAIVGRQSGTNLIVTRYGLNPAKEIEHTMRRFAQNGIVLRGAIFNGVEKKASAKYGYGNYGYYQYEYQADRS, encoded by the coding sequence ATGCAGCAAGCGCCAGCAGTCACCGCACGGGAAGACGAAAACGAGGAGATCGATCTCCTCGGTCTGTTTGGAACACTGATCGACCACAAGTGGTTGATCGCCGCGGTTACCGGCGCCTTTATGGTGACGGGCGCCGCGTATGCGGTGTTGGCGACCCCGGTCTACCAGGCGAACGCCCTGTTGCAGGTCGAGGCGAAAAAGAACGACTTGCTGGGCTTCTCGGACATTGGCGGCATGCTGGGCAAGGAGTCTCCCTCGGCCACCGAGATCGAGCTGATCCAGTCCCGCTACGTGATTGGCAAGACCGTCGATAACCTGAAACTCGATATCGTCGTGCAGCCGATGTACTTCCCGCTGATCGGTGAATTCCTCGCGCGCCGCTTCCAGAAGAGCAATCCCGGTGCACTCGCCGAGCCGTTGCTGGGCCTGGACAGTTTCGCCTGGGGCGGCGAGTCGCTGAAGATCTTCAAGCTGGATTTGCCTGACGGGCAACTGGGCAAGAAGTTGACCCTGACCGTGGGTGACAACGCGCATTACACCCTGGTGGATGAAGATGACCAGGTGCTGGCAGCCGGTGAGGTCGGGCAGCCGTTCGAGCAAAATGGCGTCGCGTTTCAGATTGAAGAGCTGCGGGCCAAACCCGGCACCCGTTTCCGGGTGATCCGTAATGCGCGCCTGACCAGCATCCTCGACTACCAGGAGAACCTGGATGTGGTCGAGCGTGGCAAAGAGTCGGGCATGATCGGGCTGGCGCTGGAAAGCACCGACCCGGACCAGGCGATCAAGATCCTCAATCAGATCGCGGCCATTTATGTGCGGCAAAACGTCGAGCGCACCTCGGCTGAAGCGGCGCAAAGCCTGGCGTTTCTCAAGGAGCAACTGCCGGAGGTCAAGAAGGACCTGGAGAAAGCCGGCAAGGCCTTGAATGAATACCAGACCCGCAGCAAGTCGGTGGACATCACCCTCGAGACCAAGGCCATCCTCGACCAGATCGTGGGGCTCGATACCAGTATCTCCGAGCTGAAGCTGCAGCAGGCCGAGATGGACCGCAAGTTCACCCGCCAGCATCCCGCGTATCGCGCGTTGCTGACCCAGATCGGCGAGTTGACCAGCAAGCAGCAAAGCCTGGCGAGCCGGGTAGAGAGCCTGCCTTCCACCCAGCAGGAACTGCTGAGCCTGACCCGGGACGTCGAGGTGGGTACGGCGATTTATACCCAACTGCTCAACAAGTCCCAGGAGCTCGACGTGATGCGTGCGGGCACCGTGGGTAACGTGCGCCTGATCGACACCGCCGACGTCAATTACCTCAAGCCGATCAAGCCGAAAAAGATCCTGATCGTGCTGATCGCGACCCTGCTGGGCGGCTTCCTCGCGGTGGCGCTGGTGCTGCTGCGCAAGGCGCTGAACCGGGGCCTGGAAAGCCCGGAAGCCATCGAGCAACTGGGCTTGCCGGTGTATGCGTCGATTCCCTACAGCACGTTGCAAAAGGTCGAGGAAGACAAAATCACCCGGGGGCGTGGGCGTACCGATGCGGGGTCTTCATTGCTGGCCATCAGTCACCCCACGGACCTGGCGGTGGAGGCCTTGCGCAGTTTGCGCACCAGCCTGCACTTCGCAATGCTTGAGGCGCCGAATAACCGGATCATGATCTCGGGCCCGAGCCCCGAGGTGGGTAAAACCTTCGTCTCGGTCAACCTGGCGGCGGTCATCGCTCAAACCGGGCAGCGCGTACTGTTGATTGACGTGGATATGCGCCGGGGCTACCTGCACAAGGTGTTGGGTGTGTCCGCCAAGGATGGGCTGTCCGACATCCTCTCCAATCAATGCACGCTGGAAACCGCCATTCACAACACCGGCATTGAAAACCTCGACCTCATCAGCCGCGGGCAGATACCGCCCAATCCTTCTGAGTTGCTGATGCATCGCAACCTGACTGAGCTGTTGTCCCAGGTCAGCGAAAGGTACGACCTGGTGATCCTCGATACGCCACCTCTCCTGGCCGTGACCGACGCGGCGATTGTGGGACGGCAATCGGGGACCAACCTGATCGTCACGCGCTACGGCTTGAACCCGGCCAAGGAAATCGAACACACCATGCGCCGGTTTGCCCAGAACGGCATCGTGCTGAGGGGCGCCATTTTCAACGGGGTCGAGAAGAAAGCCTCCGCCAAATATGGCTACGGCAACTACGGGTATTACCAGTACGAGTACCAGGCTGATCGAAGCTGA
- a CDS encoding low molecular weight protein-tyrosine-phosphatase, with the protein MFKRVLIVCIGNICRSPTAESLLRGALARSDIKVSSAGIAALVGKPIETTARAVLEAHGHPADEHQATQLAPQAISDADLILVMERQHISAVLSMAPEARGKVLLLGKWQNEREISDPYRQGKAAFVHAYALIEEAVNAWAQRLAR; encoded by the coding sequence TTGTTTAAAAGAGTGTTGATTGTCTGTATTGGCAATATTTGCCGTAGTCCCACCGCGGAAAGTCTTTTGCGTGGCGCACTCGCGCGCTCCGATATCAAGGTCAGTTCTGCAGGTATTGCCGCGTTGGTCGGCAAGCCGATTGAAACCACCGCGCGTGCGGTACTCGAAGCCCATGGCCATCCAGCCGACGAGCACCAGGCCACCCAACTGGCGCCACAGGCGATCAGCGACGCCGACCTGATCCTGGTGATGGAACGACAGCACATCAGTGCCGTACTCAGCATGGCTCCCGAGGCACGAGGCAAGGTCTTGCTGCTGGGGAAATGGCAAAACGAGCGAGAGATCAGCGACCCCTACCGTCAAGGGAAAGCTGCTTTTGTGCACGCGTATGCGTTGATCGAAGAAGCCGTAAACGCATGGGCGCAGCGTCTCGCACGCTGA
- the rfaH gene encoding transcription/translation regulatory transformer protein RfaH — MSANANKAWYLVQCKSRQDERAEEHLQRQGYTCFRSTYKRERLLKGQRRTTRESLFPGYLFIQMSLQDSWSSLRSTRGVSRVVGFGAHPLPISDALVDELQERDHQAVVATLLKPGESVRIHEGPFAELEAVFLAMDGEQRVVLLMNFLQREQRISLPFTDVSRVKETC; from the coding sequence ATGAGCGCAAATGCCAATAAGGCCTGGTATCTGGTCCAGTGCAAATCCCGGCAGGATGAACGCGCCGAGGAGCATCTGCAGCGCCAGGGCTATACCTGCTTTCGGTCTACCTATAAACGCGAACGGCTGTTGAAGGGCCAGCGAAGGACCACCCGCGAATCACTGTTTCCCGGGTACCTGTTTATTCAAATGAGCCTGCAGGACAGCTGGAGCTCACTGCGTTCGACCCGTGGCGTGTCGCGGGTCGTCGGGTTCGGCGCGCACCCGCTGCCCATCAGCGATGCGCTGGTGGACGAACTCCAGGAGCGCGACCATCAGGCCGTGGTGGCCACCCTGCTGAAGCCGGGCGAAAGCGTGCGTATCCATGAAGGCCCGTTTGCCGAACTGGAGGCGGTCTTCCTGGCCATGGACGGTGAACAACGGGTGGTATTGCTGATGAACTTCCTGCAACGGGAACAGCGCATCAGTTTGCCTTTCACCGACGTCAGCCGAGTTAAGGAAACTTGCTGA
- a CDS encoding phosphomannomutase produces MKSSKLLVERIGLFPSSGNIHVNVNSSTTVVERMQVLYASHSLDSDESGAGLSMVFADWRFKLQVSNPLSVCLCVESRGDSHFMQVKTAELLANISCTEERP; encoded by the coding sequence ATGAAAAGTTCAAAGCTATTGGTAGAGCGTATCGGCCTGTTTCCTTCTTCGGGAAACATCCACGTCAACGTTAATAGTTCAACCACCGTTGTAGAACGCATGCAGGTGTTATACGCCAGCCATTCGCTGGACAGCGATGAATCCGGTGCCGGGCTTTCAATGGTGTTCGCCGACTGGCGCTTCAAGTTACAGGTGAGTAATCCCCTGTCCGTTTGCCTGTGCGTGGAAAGCCGCGGCGACAGCCATTTCATGCAGGTCAAGACCGCCGAATTACTGGCCAATATCTCCTGCACCGAGGAGCGACCATGA